Proteins encoded in a region of the Desulfobacterales bacterium genome:
- a CDS encoding YbjQ family protein, with product MKVLRHFGSVAFVLGIFTVVFVGMPWYVMVADDPVVPWWLRLAVFCLLGGILVVLATVAIEQRTRASSVEKQPVAGSGRTLLLLNSDVLPGREITEILGLVQGHTVFAIWIGKDLSAIVRLILGGELTEYTDMMGSARSIATERMTAQAVGMGADAVINVRYMTTSVVGSAAELLVYGTAVKFS from the coding sequence ATGAAAGTACTTCGACATTTTGGCTCCGTGGCGTTCGTGCTCGGGATTTTTACAGTAGTATTTGTCGGTATGCCATGGTACGTAATGGTTGCAGATGATCCGGTCGTTCCCTGGTGGCTGAGGCTCGCGGTTTTCTGCCTTTTGGGGGGTATCCTTGTGGTGCTGGCGACAGTAGCCATCGAACAAAGGACCCGCGCGTCATCAGTTGAAAAACAGCCGGTTGCCGGGTCTGGCCGCACGCTTCTGCTGCTGAATTCCGATGTGCTGCCCGGGCGAGAAATCACAGAGATTCTGGGTCTGGTCCAGGGACACACGGTATTTGCAATATGGATCGGCAAAGACCTGTCGGCTATCGTCCGGCTGATTCTCGGTGGTGAATTGACTGAATACACGGATATGATGGGGAGCGCTCGGTCAATCGCCACCGAGAGGATGACAGCGCAGGCTGTTGGAATGGGAGCCGATGCAGTCATTAATGTCCGCTATATGACTACGAGTGTTGTTGGCAGTGCCGCTGAATTGTTAGTGTACGGAACCGCCGTCAAGTTCAGCTGA
- a CDS encoding DUF3750 domain-containing protein, which produces MKNLKRMPAVVLLGLILLQCSPNNGWRTASRESSKIAPDPAATIEAVLHVYGADTYGWRGWFAIHTWIAAKRTGEPAYTVYDVVGWRGRRGQPVLRIARDIPDRYWYGEKPRLIKAYRGKGVDSLIDLVDKAAQAYPWKTVYKGFPGPNSNTFTAWIVKQVPELELELPFSAIGSGYMNQAKGSSTSANK; this is translated from the coding sequence ATGAAAAACTTAAAACGAATGCCGGCTGTTGTCCTGCTGGGATTGATTCTATTACAGTGTTCACCGAACAATGGCTGGCGCACCGCCAGTCGCGAATCGTCAAAGATCGCGCCTGACCCGGCCGCAACCATCGAAGCGGTTCTTCACGTTTACGGCGCCGATACCTATGGCTGGCGCGGATGGTTCGCCATTCACACCTGGATCGCGGCGAAACGGACCGGCGAACCCGCTTACACGGTATACGACGTGGTTGGCTGGCGGGGTCGCCGCGGTCAGCCGGTACTGAGGATTGCCCGGGATATTCCCGACCGCTACTGGTACGGTGAAAAACCCCGCCTTATTAAAGCGTATCGCGGCAAGGGGGTCGATAGCCTCATCGATCTCGTCGACAAGGCTGCGCAGGCCTATCCCTGGAAAACGGTTTACAAGGGCTTTCCGGGACCCAACAGCAACACCTTCACAGCCTGGATCGTAAAGCAGGTGCCGGAACTGGAGCTGGAGCTCCCCTTTTCTGCAATCGGCAGCGGTTACATGAACCAGGCAAAAGGGTCGTCCACGTCCGCAAATAAGTAA
- a CDS encoding DUF3820 family protein gives MNRENACIPDATVLLQLARMRMPFGKYKDRLLIDLPEPYVIWLAQKGYPDGQLGDMLRMVYEIKVNGLEYLFEPLRNL, from the coding sequence ATGAACAGAGAAAATGCGTGCATACCGGATGCAACGGTTTTGCTTCAATTGGCCAGGATGCGGATGCCGTTCGGCAAGTACAAGGATCGGCTGTTGATCGACCTGCCGGAGCCTTATGTAATCTGGCTGGCCCAGAAGGGATATCCGGACGGACAACTGGGGGATATGCTGCGCATGGTGTATGAGATCAAAGTAAACGGCCTGGAATATCTTTTCGAGCCGTTGCGGAATCTATAA
- a CDS encoding aldehyde ferredoxin oxidoreductase family protein, translated as MMAGGYTGKIGFVDLSNGEIREEKLDEGMARSFIGGCGLGVRVLYERQKKGVDPLGPENILGFTTGPLTGTRTPTGGRYMAVCKSPLTGGWGDANSGGYFGSELKSAGWDAIFVSGIASKPTYLLITDKGIELKKASHLWGLDTHQTEAKLAQETGNSRIRTASIGPASEKLSLISGIINDSGRAAARSGVGAVMGSKRLKAVVVSGTGKVAVADAGRLDELRKDFIQKMREAGGFVEVLMKHGTCGLTGALITGGATPVKNWLLAGAQALPEMKKITDPDTLIAPQVRKYACANCPVACGGIYKVAEGRYPVEDAHKPEYETVGAFGAMCLNTDLGSIIKLNDMCNRGGLDTISAGSVIAFTMECYEKGIISKSDADGLDLLWGNSDAMITLLDKIIRREGFGDILADGVKIAARKIGKGADACAIHVGGQEPGLHNALFLPGRGTGYACDPTPGRHTAAPMARLDAGASVVAPYPELTFPHFEKYEYRRKGPASAVTSKYSQIGNSAGVCLFPTVFFGFFPLVDFLNAVTGWDMDMAEALQAGGRIQTLRKCFNVREGIAADDSRLPQRMAGIPPKAEGPLKGVTIDMEGLAEEFHKAMGWEAKTGTPTEATTESLGLKGLVKQFG; from the coding sequence ATGATGGCTGGAGGATATACGGGAAAGATCGGCTTTGTGGATCTCAGCAACGGAGAGATTCGAGAAGAAAAACTGGACGAAGGCATGGCGCGCAGCTTTATCGGCGGCTGCGGGCTGGGGGTTCGGGTTTTGTACGAACGCCAGAAGAAAGGAGTGGATCCGCTGGGCCCGGAAAATATCCTCGGCTTTACAACCGGTCCCTTGACCGGCACCCGAACACCCACCGGCGGCCGCTACATGGCCGTGTGCAAATCCCCCCTGACGGGCGGCTGGGGAGATGCCAATTCAGGCGGGTATTTCGGATCCGAGCTCAAGTCCGCCGGGTGGGACGCCATTTTTGTTTCCGGCATCGCATCCAAACCGACTTATCTTCTGATAACCGATAAAGGGATTGAACTCAAGAAGGCCTCACACCTGTGGGGTCTGGACACCCATCAGACCGAAGCGAAGCTGGCACAGGAAACCGGAAATTCCAGGATCCGGACGGCATCCATCGGCCCGGCTTCCGAAAAACTCTCGTTGATCAGCGGCATCATCAACGACAGCGGTCGGGCCGCCGCAAGGTCCGGCGTGGGGGCTGTCATGGGTTCCAAGCGATTAAAGGCCGTGGTGGTCTCCGGCACCGGCAAGGTGGCTGTCGCCGACGCCGGCCGGCTCGATGAACTGCGGAAGGATTTTATCCAAAAAATGCGCGAAGCCGGCGGATTTGTCGAAGTGTTGATGAAACACGGGACCTGCGGGTTAACCGGCGCGCTGATCACCGGCGGTGCGACACCGGTAAAAAACTGGCTGTTGGCCGGTGCCCAGGCGCTTCCGGAGATGAAAAAGATCACCGACCCGGATACATTGATTGCCCCCCAGGTACGAAAATACGCCTGTGCGAACTGCCCCGTCGCCTGCGGGGGTATCTATAAGGTTGCAGAAGGACGGTATCCTGTTGAAGATGCCCACAAGCCCGAGTATGAGACCGTCGGGGCTTTCGGCGCCATGTGCCTCAACACCGACCTGGGTTCCATTATCAAGCTGAACGACATGTGCAACCGCGGCGGTCTGGATACGATCTCGGCCGGTTCCGTTATTGCTTTTACCATGGAGTGTTACGAGAAAGGCATTATTTCAAAAAGCGATGCCGACGGCCTGGACCTTCTCTGGGGAAATTCGGATGCGATGATAACGCTTCTGGACAAAATCATCCGCAGGGAAGGTTTCGGCGATATCCTTGCCGACGGCGTCAAGATCGCCGCACGGAAAATCGGCAAAGGGGCCGACGCCTGTGCGATCCATGTGGGCGGACAGGAGCCGGGCCTGCACAACGCACTGTTTCTGCCGGGCCGGGGCACCGGATATGCGTGCGATCCCACTCCCGGCCGCCACACCGCGGCACCCATGGCGCGCCTGGATGCCGGTGCGTCGGTCGTGGCCCCGTATCCGGAGCTTACGTTCCCTCATTTTGAAAAGTACGAATACAGGCGCAAAGGGCCGGCCAGCGCCGTGACCTCGAAATATTCACAAATTGGAAACTCGGCCGGGGTGTGTCTCTTTCCGACCGTCTTTTTCGGATTTTTTCCTTTGGTCGATTTTTTGAATGCGGTAACCGGATGGGATATGGACATGGCGGAAGCGCTCCAAGCCGGAGGCCGCATTCAGACATTGCGGAAGTGTTTCAACGTGCGCGAGGGAATCGCCGCAGACGATTCCCGTCTACCCCAGCGGATGGCGGGTATTCCACCCAAGGCGGAAGGCCCGCTCAAAGGGGTGACCATCGATATGGAGGGCCTTGCCGAAGAATTCCACAAGGCCATGGGCTGGGAGGCCAAAACCGGAACGCCGACCGAGGCGACGACTGAATCGCTTGGGCTCAAAGGCCTCGTTAAACAGTTCGGCTGA
- a CDS encoding endonuclease/exonuclease/phosphatase family protein: MSDTDNIKIMTGAAEGFSTLTFNLRFGLADDGANSWDHRKKGLPALFNKYRPDFIGLQEANDFQIDFLTDILAGYECIGKYSPAPPNWQHNVIFFKSEWDSTFYQHLFLSPTPSIPSRFKDSRWPRQCTIGMFANKHRRLICTNTHFDFAEEVQTKSALLIMEHLAKLPSQAPAILLGDFNATPEQNCYRIFTGGGQKSSPTAPWYKNAAEKPFPGTYHGFNGRTNGEHIDWILYRGQIAPVEYRVVESLFAGVYPSDHFPVYATFRWID; this comes from the coding sequence ATGAGCGATACGGATAATATCAAAATAATGACCGGTGCCGCAGAAGGTTTTTCGACATTGACCTTTAATCTTCGTTTCGGCCTGGCCGATGACGGTGCCAACAGCTGGGACCATCGAAAGAAGGGGCTTCCTGCGCTGTTCAATAAATATCGCCCTGATTTTATCGGTCTGCAGGAGGCTAACGATTTTCAAATCGATTTCTTGACGGATATTCTGGCCGGCTACGAGTGTATCGGAAAGTACAGCCCCGCCCCGCCCAATTGGCAGCACAATGTCATTTTCTTTAAAAGCGAATGGGATTCGACATTTTACCAGCATCTTTTCCTCAGCCCAACACCTTCGATCCCCAGCCGGTTTAAGGATAGTCGCTGGCCGCGCCAGTGCACCATTGGCATGTTTGCAAACAAACATCGACGCTTGATCTGCACCAACACCCACTTCGACTTTGCAGAAGAGGTGCAGACCAAAAGTGCTCTCCTGATAATGGAGCACCTGGCCAAGCTGCCTTCACAGGCGCCGGCAATCCTGTTGGGCGATTTCAATGCCACCCCCGAACAGAATTGCTACAGGATTTTCACAGGGGGCGGCCAGAAATCCTCGCCTACCGCGCCCTGGTATAAAAATGCCGCCGAAAAACCGTTTCCGGGTACCTACCACGGTTTTAACGGGCGCACAAACGGCGAACACATCGACTGGATCCTATACCGCGGCCAGATTGCGCCTGTGGAATACCGTGTGGTGGAAAGCCTTTTCGCAGGAGTCTACCCCTCAGATCACTTTCCGGTGTATGCAACATTCAGATGGATCGATTAA